Genomic window (Microcaecilia unicolor chromosome 8, aMicUni1.1, whole genome shotgun sequence):
cacatatatatattccTACACattcaacacacacacaaatctacACACTCCTAAACTCACAcactcaacaaaaaaaaaaacactcctatACAAACCCACAATCCATATAGTCCTGTACACAAAAACCTCAGCAAGAACTCCCAAACCCACACAAGCACTCCAGTACCCAACATACACATCCTTCTCTATCCATCCACAGTTCCACCCACCTTCACACTTAATACATTCTCCCTCACATCCCACTTGTACTCCCATGTCCTCAAGCACAACTCTGCCACAAACCCttctcacacatacatacatacatacatacatacatacatacatacatacatacatattccAGAAACACAATCACTCCTTGGAAAGTGGAAACAATAAGTACAATCGGTGAATTGAAATTTATATCTTTAACTACTTAGCAAGGGAGAACTTTAGGATTCTGATATACTGCTGAAACTAAGGCATCTCAACCCTTGCTGTATTAAACTTCTAGAGGAAATTCACACAGGTATGCGAAATACAgcaatttgatttacaatttaaaaaaaaacaaaaactttgatcTTTCAGGCCTGACCAGATGTACAAGTCAGATAGTTCTTTGTTCTCACAGATTTGCTTAATAGCATCTAACCCTATTGAAAGATTACCAACTGACAGAGACTTTTAAGcctgcagtgccacctagtgcAATTTGCTTAAGTAGTGCCCAGCACAACTGAGAGACTGGTGGCATCTTCCAGAATTTGAAAGGAGATCAGAGAGAAGAAAAACCTGAGTGCAGAGACTTTCCTAGAGGACTTAGACTTATCCCCATGTGGATGAACCGACAACTACAGTGTCATAGCAGtttgatatttggaatacacacttagcaaaGGCCCTACAGAAAGCTGCAGCACTAAAATAAAGTTTTATGCCATACTCACAAACACTGATTCCCTCCAGAATTTTGGACTTAAGCTCAAATGATGGGAACTGGAAAGGAAATGGTATAAATGTCACCTGATTGGCACAGGCTAAATTTAGGAAAGACACAACAAAATACAACCAAGTCTTAATAACAgccaaaaacaatatttctctcaatgtatTGAACAGGCTGCCAGTTCAACCAAGCACCTACTCGGCATAGTGAATGCCCTTctacaacccccacaacagaaccagcctgcccagttgcAACTGAACTGTAATGATTTTGTTGCATATTTTTCCAACAATACTTAAAGTCTCCATCAGGATATACAGGCAGTCTTACCGAGTCTCCTGTCTGTTAACCAAGAGTAAAAAAACTTTCCCTCTCCATATAGAGACACATGGGACTTTTAATCCAGTAACAACTGAGAGATCTCTGACCAACCCACCTTCTGCTTCAACCCCTGCCTATCAAAGATAATGCAGTATGCAGAACAGAGAACTCATAGAAGGGGCCTCAAAATTTGTGAACTCCTTTTCTTCTAATTGGCAATTAAGAGCATTAAAAAGGACAGTTATGCATCTTCTGCTAAAGGAGAACAACGTTCACCAGGACAAGCTCAAAAGATACCAGCATCTAACATCCCATctctaggaaaacttatagaacaaacaatcTGCATTTAGCTCAGCAACTGGCgataagagagaaactggcttCAATATGGATTCTGACTCTGTTATGGACTGGAGATGCTCCTCGTCTCCCTGCTAAATGATCTTCACAGGGACCAAGGGATTTGccttgatgttagtactgctggatttctcagcagctttttgcACTGTAGCCCACAATATCAAGCTAGCACAAATGGCAGAAACAGGAATCAGTAGCACAATACTTGCTTCATTCATATCCTATCAGCTAGGTAGCAGTACATACTGTTCAGCAGCACATTGTTGCCACTATGGGTGCTGGCCTAAGGGTATCACAAAGAtccatactgtcacctattttgtttaatatctacctcaagccactagctgagttgATTCAGTCATTGGATATTTAGCTCTACACCTATGAGGATAATGTGAATCTACtaatacccattgaaccagacttAAGAAAGCCCTGAATAAATTGATAGTCTGCATAACAACATTTCAAGTATGGGCTAAAAGCAAAtattttgcctgaacccaagtaaaaaagCTCttgtgggtccctaacacaaacaATCATATACTTGATATCAAAATCTCTTTGGGAGATATAAATTCCTCCTTAAAACACAGGCGGGAACCTTATACAGATACATTTATGTTGATCCCTAAATCtgagcaaccttcaagagctgcctcTAGCATCTACAACagcaacactctctctctctctctctctctctctctctctctctctctctctctctttctctttctcattgAAAAGTATGTTGTCACAGTGAGTCATTCCATGATAACTtcaagactagattactgcaatgcagccTCCAATGatgtgactacaaagggtttgcaccttTGCCAATCGATTCACAGTGCTGTAATATGTAAGTaacgtgatcacatcacaccatttctggAAAAACTTCACTGGTCACCAGTGCAATACAGGGCTCAATTTATCTCTGACCTTCAAGATCCTTAAAGGAAAAAGGCCAAAGAACAGAATCTTCCTCTATGCACTTCTAAGGTCCAAccaaggagtatccctagccacaccatctccaaaggaaatcacatgaTGTGACACCCACCTATGAGCCATCTCTAAAGTACCCCCCTTACTTTGAAATGGGGGTGGGGTTGCCTAACACAAGACcatctctgcttcaggaagcagattaaagcctggctcttttcccaagcctttaatggaaaaagcAACTAACCAAATAGTCACACATAAAAGGACTGACATTGGCTGCAATTACTTCAGCAGGATTTGTTTATCAATTTACTCTAGCTCTGCTTAGGTGTATGCAGCTTTTCTGACTCCACCAGCAATTGTTCCTTAAGTTAGTCACCCTTATCTTCTacctaactcctcttactctatgATACCTGTCTATATGTACAGCCTCCACTTAACCCCCATGTTGTCTATTAAAGCTACTAAAGAGGTTTGTAATGTGTTTTGTGGTGACATTGTAGGTAGCATACTGTTATTTGCAATGTTTTTACAGttgtaaatgaaaataaatgaaagaaaacccTCTGTGTTGGAAATCTTTCTCCAGCCAATGCCTCTGCATGTATTTCCTACCTCATATATTTATAGTAGAAGGGAGAACATTTTAATATTTCATGATGCACTAGCACATGCAAAGTTTCCTCATGATTTAGACACAAAGAAAGAGAGGTAGACACTACGTTTAACTTTCCTGTACCCATACTAAGGTCATCTATATATTAAGCTTTCTCCCATAAAGAGGAAACAAAATGGAATAACAGCATTTCTGCCTCGGAGGATGTGATCCGTTTGAGATAGAAACAATACCGCTGAAAGAATATATCGCTACTGTTATAAGAAAGTGGTTGATGCAAAAAAGGATAATAAACCAGTCACTAACTGGAGATGTCAAATCAAAAAGTTTAAATATATAAATCATTTCGCCAATGCTGTGCACTTTAATGTGAACCTTGTTGTTGCAGTTACCGGTTGGGACTCTGAGCGCCGCTGTTCACCAATCAGGCGCTGAAATGCAATAAGAGATCCAGCAGCCTCTGCACAGCCCTCACAATGCTCAGGAACATTTCAGAACGAGTCAGACATTAGCTTATGGAGCCCGAGTACAAAAGTGAATCTCATTCACCGAGCTCTGTAGTGGGTTGCACCTAGGATATAAAACCGATTATAGAAATATTGGGattattcaacaatttgtaaTCGGCGGCGAGACGATAGAGGGAAAAAGGCAAAAATGCAAAGAAACTGGGGCTTGGAAAAGATGGTGCTAATTTGCTGGATAATCGCTACAGCCTTGGAAATGGTTTCTGGACAAATTCGTTATTCCATTCCGgaggaaatggaagaaggatctttTGTGGGCAATGCTGCAAAGGATTTGGGACTGGATTTAAGAGAGCTATCGGCTCGCGGAGTCCGTATTATTTCTAAAGGTAGGACGCAGTACTTTGCCCTCAATGTGAAAACTGGGTACCTATATATCAATGAGAAAATTGATAGAGAGCAGCTTTGTGGGCATGCAATTCAATGTTTGCTACATATAGAGATTCTTGCTGATGGTATTGCAAAGCTGTATGCAGTAGAAATTGAGATCCAAGATATAAATGATAATGCCCCCAGCTTTCTAAACAAGGAAATACTGTTAAAATGCAGCGAAATAACACCGCCAGGAACACGATTTATTTTGCCCAGCGCGCAGGATCCAGATGTGGGGATTAATTCTCTCCAAAGCTATCAACTTAGTGCGAATAAATATTTCGCTTTGGATGTACAAACTGCAAACGACGGGGTGAAATTTGCCAAACTGATTCTTGaaaaatcactggacagggaAGAACAGGGTGTTCACCATCTGGTCCTCACAGCCACTGATGGAGGGGATCCAGTCAGATCCAGCGCAGTGCAAATCCGTGTTATTGTGCTTGATGCAAATGACAATGCGCCAGTTTTTACTCAATCCCTATACAAAGTGGGTGTTTTGGAAAACGCGCCGGAAGGTACTGTAGTGCTAGTCATAAGTGCGACGGATCAGGATCAAGGGACACATTCTGAGATAACATATTCATTTATACAAATTACAGAAAAAGCTTCCAAAATATTTCAGCTGAACTCCAAGACTGGGGAAATATCAGTTGTAGGAAAGCTGGACTTTGAGGAATCTGAATTATACGAAATTGGCGTCCAAGCTGAAGACGGTGGAGGTTTAATGGCCCTTTCTAAACTTACATTGCAAGTTATTAATGTAAACGATAATATCCCTGaaatttcagtatcatctttggTCAACTCAGTAAAGGAAGACAGTCCTGTTGGTACACCAATAGCTCTTCTAAAAGTGGAAGACCGAGATTCGGGAGAAAATGGCCAAGTTATATGTTCTATTCCAGATAATCTTCCATTCCAATTGAGTAGGTCCTTTGGCAGTTATTTTAGTTTGAAGACGGATAAAACATTGGACAGAGAGCAAGTCTCT
Coding sequences:
- the LOC115476708 gene encoding protocadherin gamma-A11-like, which codes for MQRNWGLEKMVLICWIIATALEMVSGQIRYSIPEEMEEGSFVGNAAKDLGLDLRELSARGVRIISKGRTQYFALNVKTGYLYINEKIDREQLCGHAIQCLLHIEILADGIAKLYAVEIEIQDINDNAPSFLNKEILLKCSEITPPGTRFILPSAQDPDVGINSLQSYQLSANKYFALDVQTANDGVKFAKLILEKSLDREEQGVHHLVLTATDGGDPVRSSAVQIRVIVLDANDNAPVFTQSLYKVGVLENAPEGTVVLVISATDQDQGTHSEITYSFIQITEKASKIFQLNSKTGEISVVGKLDFEESELYEIGVQAEDGGGLMALSKLTLQVINVNDNIPEISVSSLVNSVKEDSPVGTPIALLKVEDRDSGENGQVICSIPDNLPFQLSRSFGSYFSLKTDKTLDREQVSEYNITITVTDKGTPPLSTIKSITLLISDINDNSPVFDQESYTGYVMENVPPRTSIFSTKATDSDWDQNAKVTYSLMEGHILEVPLSSYISVNPETGVIYALQSFDYERFKQLQIQVKAEDGGYPLLSSNVTVTLFILDQNDNAPEILYPSLPTDGSTGVELAPRSSEPGYLVTKIVAVDADSGQNAWLSYLLLGSTDSGLFTVGLHTGELRTARSFLDKDVLRQNLVILVKDNGQPSLSATVTVTVMVADTVSEMISGLSSLSTPADTESNLTLYLVIAVAAVSCLFFIFIIVLLALKLQKWKESRMYESSDVNFHADPTSQFVGIDGVRAFLQSYSQEVSLTSNSGKSQYKCPSTRYSDTLTNTQTFEQQDFFLLSDGFDNKDQILVQVSL